The window ATATTACAGTTCAAGATACTACCGCACCAACTATAACAATGACCAATATCAACGCCAAAGCGACAGGCCCATCTGGTGCCCCTGTAACATTCTCTGCTACTGCAACTGACATTGTTGACGGTACAGACCCAGTAACATGCGACCACAATTCTGGCGATACTTATCCTCTAGGCTCAACTACTGTAAGCTGTTCATCAACTGATCATGCCGGAAATACATCACATGCATCATTTACAATTACAGTTGCAGAAACTACAGCACCATCAATTACATTGCCTGGTACAATAACACAAGAAGCAACAGGCCCATCTGGTGCCCCTGTAACATTCTCTGCTACTGCAACTGACATTGTTGACGGTACAGACCCAGTAACATGCACTCCAGCATCAGGCTCTACATTTGCACTTGGCTCAACTACAGTCAACTGTTCATCAACTGATGCACACGGAAACACTGCATCAGGCTCGTTCCATATTACAGTTCAAGATACTACAGCACCAGTACTTGCATTACCTACTCCAATTACGGCAACAGCAACTAGCACTGCTGGTGCCCCTGTAACATTCTCTGCTACTGCAACTGACATTGTTGACGGTACAGACCCAGTAACATGCACTCCGGCATCAGGCTCTACATTTGCACTTGGCACTGCAACTGTTACCTGCACTACAAGTGACTTACATAGCAATACATCAACTGGCTCATTTACAGTTACAGTCAACCCAGGACCAGTTTCCACCGTAAAAATATCCCCGCCTACTGCAACTACAATAGTTGGCTCAACTCCTATCCAGTTTACTGCAACATCACAAGATCAATTCGGTAACATAAGAACAGGTGATACTCTCACATGGTCTGTTGTTTCTGGAGGAGGTTCAATATCATCAACAGGACTATACACTCCTGGTACAACAGCTGATACTGCTACAATCACAGCAACAGATGGCTCTGTCTCTGGTACTGCTACTATAACACTCAACCCAGGACAAGTAACATCAGTTACAGTGTCTCCATCTACAGTTACTCTGACTTCGACACAGACGCAACAGTTTACTGCAACATCACAAGATCAATTCGGTAACATAAGAACAGGTGATACTCTCACATGGTCTGTTGTTTCTGGAGGAGGTTCAATATCATCAACAGGACTATACACTCCTGGTACAACAGCTGGCACAACTGTAATTGCAGCAACAGACAACTCTATCTCTGGCTCTGCAATTGTTACGGCTAATAATCCAAATACTATAGTACAAAATCAAGGTGGAGCTAATCTAAAGGGAGACAACCTCCAGTTCCTTAACCTATCTAACTTTAATCTATCAGGTGACAACCTCAAGGGAGTTACACTTCAAGGTTCAGACTTGCAGGGTGCTAATCTCTCAGGCGCAAACCTAGCTGGTGCAAACTTGCAAAACGTTAACCTTGCAGGTGCAAACCTTTCTGGTGCAAACTTGCAAGGAGTTAATCTCTCAGGTGCGAACCTACAAGGTGCAAATCTAAAGGGAGCCAACCTACAAGGAACAAATCTACAAAATGACAATCTCTTAGGAGCAGACCTACAAGGAAACAACTTGCAAGGTGCTAATCTCTCAGGTGCAAACCTACAAAACGCTAATCTCTCAGGTGCGAACCTACAAGGTGCAAATCTCCAAAATGCTAACATATCTGGAGCAAATCTAACAGGAGCCAATGTACATAAAGCAAATCTCCAAGGTACAATTACTAGTGGAATCACTCCATCTACTTTGTCAGGTTGCTTGAATAACTCCGTCTGTCAATAGATTTTTAAAAACAAAAAAGAGGACTTTGAAATTATTAAATCAAGATAAAGATTTTTTAGAATTCTATCTTGTCTTTCTCATTGAGTAGAAACTTTTTTGATTTTCTTACTCCTTTTAGATCGAACCAGCTTATCTTCAGGGTGACTTTTTTCCCCTTGATTTCATCTACTGTTATCTTGTCTGCAGTTTTCACAAGTTCACTTAGTGTTTGATTTGACATTTTTTTACTTGATTTTATTTTTCAATTTGATTCTTGGGAAATAATTTTATGAACATTTTGTTAAAAATAATCCACGCTGTTTTATTCCTGGGGAAAATGACTTGATCTTGCTGATCGATTAAGCTAGTGTTATGATAAATCAGCTAAGTTGTTGAGTATCTATAATATGCAAAAATTATATAATTGTACCATGCTTCAAGCACAACTCAGTAAAGACATTGAAACCACATGTGTCATGATTAACTGTGAATCAGGCTCTGAAGGCAGAATAATTGATGAGATCAAGGAAATCGCTGGAGTTAAAGAAGCAGTAAGAACAACCGGTCCATACGACATACTTGCCATCATAGAATCAAACACTGTCGAATCTCTTAAAGAAATCATAGAAAACAGGATTCGCAAGATTCCAAACGTGAATGCAACCACAACACTTGTCATTGCATCAAGATTCTAGATATTTTATAAAATAACAGCATAAACTACTTGTGCTGGTGTGATGGTATCATATCATGAAAGTAATCAGCTATAAAAAATTCCGTCAATCGCAGGCAGAATACTATGATACTACTGAAGGCAAATTATCGCGAGCCGAAGTCATAAAAAAACTAGAATCTTTCCTGGCTCAAAAACTGGGTGAAGGTCAAGATTTTTTTGAAAAATACAAAGTGCGCGAAGCTTGAATCTTATTTTGAAACACTA of the Candidatus Nitrosotalea sinensis genome contains:
- a CDS encoding pentapeptide repeat-containing protein, producing the protein ITVQDTTAPTITMTNINAKATGPSGAPVTFSATATDIVDGTDPVTCDHNSGDTYPLGSTTVSCSSTDHAGNTSHASFTITVAETTAPSITLPGTITQEATGPSGAPVTFSATATDIVDGTDPVTCTPASGSTFALGSTTVNCSSTDAHGNTASGSFHITVQDTTAPVLALPTPITATATSTAGAPVTFSATATDIVDGTDPVTCTPASGSTFALGTATVTCTTSDLHSNTSTGSFTVTVNPGPVSTVKISPPTATTIVGSTPIQFTATSQDQFGNIRTGDTLTWSVVSGGGSISSTGLYTPGTTADTATITATDGSVSGTATITLNPGQVTSVTVSPSTVTLTSTQTQQFTATSQDQFGNIRTGDTLTWSVVSGGGSISSTGLYTPGTTAGTTVIAATDNSISGSAIVTANNPNTIVQNQGGANLKGDNLQFLNLSNFNLSGDNLKGVTLQGSDLQGANLSGANLAGANLQNVNLAGANLSGANLQGVNLSGANLQGANLKGANLQGTNLQNDNLLGADLQGNNLQGANLSGANLQNANLSGANLQGANLQNANISGANLTGANVHKANLQGTITSGITPSTLSGCLNNSVCQ
- a CDS encoding Lrp/AsnC family transcriptional regulator; translated protein: MLQAQLSKDIETTCVMINCESGSEGRIIDEIKEIAGVKEAVRTTGPYDILAIIESNTVESLKEIIENRIRKIPNVNATTTLVIASRF